A genomic stretch from Desulfovibrio sp. TomC includes:
- a CDS encoding glycosyltransferase, translated as MSFDAPLFSIIIPFKAPGPYLQESLPHLLALAETDFEIILVADDAMDVAALTADPRVRALASGPVSPAVKRDLGSVSALGTYLAFIDDDAYPDRGWLSVARAVFEASPEVSAVGGPAETPPDDPFWARASGAVFLSRLTGFPERYRPTPPRRFVDDWPTVNLIVRRDAFFAVGGFDTACWPGEDTKFCLDLVHKKGGRILYLPELFVWHHRRPGLAKHLRQVGNYGLHRGHFVRVHPETSRRPCYFAPAAWVLFLAVALAYGFFYVADGASPAPILGTLLSLGFGAYGLFLLAVFLELRLMRQESPAVALAAIPYVALTHLWYGLRFLYGLTRKTLTSSLGR; from the coding sequence GTGAGCTTTGACGCGCCGCTTTTTTCCATCATCATTCCGTTCAAGGCCCCTGGTCCCTACCTGCAAGAGAGCCTGCCCCACTTGCTGGCTCTGGCCGAGACGGATTTCGAGATCATTCTCGTCGCCGACGACGCCATGGACGTGGCGGCCCTGACCGCCGATCCCCGGGTGCGGGCTCTGGCCTCCGGGCCGGTGTCGCCGGCCGTCAAACGCGATCTGGGGTCGGTCTCGGCCCTGGGAACCTATCTGGCCTTTATTGACGACGACGCCTATCCCGACCGGGGCTGGCTGTCCGTGGCCCGGGCCGTGTTCGAAGCCTCGCCCGAGGTCTCGGCCGTAGGCGGTCCGGCCGAGACTCCGCCCGACGACCCGTTCTGGGCCAGGGCGTCAGGCGCGGTCTTCTTAAGCCGCCTGACCGGCTTTCCCGAACGTTACCGGCCAACGCCGCCGCGCCGGTTTGTCGACGACTGGCCGACGGTCAATCTGATCGTGCGCCGGGACGCCTTTTTTGCCGTGGGCGGCTTCGATACCGCCTGCTGGCCCGGCGAGGACACCAAGTTCTGCCTGGACCTCGTCCACAAAAAGGGCGGCCGCATCCTCTATCTGCCCGAGCTTTTCGTCTGGCACCACCGCCGCCCGGGACTGGCCAAGCATCTGCGCCAGGTCGGCAACTATGGCCTGCACCGGGGCCATTTCGTGCGGGTGCATCCCGAAACCTCACGCCGCCCCTGTTATTTCGCCCCGGCCGCCTGGGTGCTCTTTCTGGCCGTGGCCCTGGCCTACGGCTTCTTCTATGTAGCCGACGGCGCCTCGCCCGCCCCGATCCTGGGGACGCTTTTGAGCCTGGGCTTTGGCGCCTACGGCCTGTTTCTCCTGGCCGTTTTTCTCGAACTCCGGCTCATGCGCCAGGAATCCCCGGCCGTGGCCCTGGCCGCCATCCCCTACGTGGCCCTGACCCACCTCTGGTACGGCCTGCGTTTCCTCTATGGCCTCACCCGCAAAACGCTGACCAGCTCTCTTGGCAGGTAA
- a CDS encoding B12-binding domain-containing radical SAM protein gives MKISVAYPPLSSDKGTPLLTQNRQFQWFTNPTYIYPMVPAYAASLLAARGHDVSFDDGIADEKRYDDFMRELIAKAPDLIALETKTPVVTRHWKIVAELKKALPKTRVVLMGDHVTALPRESMENSPVDFVICGGDFDFILADLADHLAGTLAEMPAGVWRREGDAIIDGGVGSLTHNLDELPYIDRKLTKWERYAYKNGNFKYTPGTYVMAGRDCWWGRCTFCSWTTLFPGKTYRTVSPARHVAEIEHLVNELGVREIFDDSGCFPRGAWLEEFCNLLISKGLHKKVVLGCNMRVGELTQAQWNLLKKANFRFILIGLESMSQDTLNRLKKGIQVSQIEETMRMAKKAGLEPHITTMVGYPWESREDARRTVDFAKSLFSRGLLNTLQATIVVPYPGTPLFEEARQNGWLTTENWDDYDMRMSVWKSPISNADVLQFKDELYKAALSPAFIVRKIMSIRDIDDIKFLARAASKLLGHLLNKSRAKGCDCK, from the coding sequence ATGAAAATTTCCGTGGCCTATCCGCCGCTTTCCTCGGACAAGGGAACGCCGCTTTTAACGCAAAATCGCCAGTTCCAGTGGTTCACCAACCCCACCTACATCTATCCCATGGTGCCGGCCTACGCCGCGAGCCTCTTGGCCGCGCGCGGCCACGACGTCTCTTTTGACGACGGCATCGCCGATGAGAAGCGCTACGACGACTTCATGCGCGAACTCATCGCCAAGGCCCCGGACCTCATCGCCCTGGAGACCAAGACCCCGGTGGTCACGCGCCACTGGAAGATCGTGGCCGAGCTCAAAAAGGCCCTGCCAAAGACCCGCGTGGTGCTCATGGGCGACCACGTGACTGCCCTGCCGCGCGAATCCATGGAAAATTCCCCGGTGGACTTCGTCATCTGCGGCGGCGACTTCGATTTCATCCTGGCCGATCTGGCCGATCATCTGGCCGGCACGCTGGCCGAGATGCCGGCCGGCGTGTGGCGGCGCGAGGGCGACGCAATCATCGACGGCGGCGTGGGGAGCCTCACCCACAACCTCGACGAGCTGCCGTATATCGACCGCAAGCTGACCAAATGGGAACGCTACGCCTATAAAAACGGCAACTTCAAGTACACGCCCGGCACCTATGTCATGGCCGGCCGCGACTGCTGGTGGGGCCGGTGCACCTTTTGCAGCTGGACCACGCTGTTTCCGGGCAAGACCTACCGCACGGTCTCCCCGGCCCGGCACGTGGCCGAGATCGAGCATCTGGTCAACGAGCTTGGCGTGCGCGAGATTTTCGACGACTCGGGCTGCTTTCCGCGCGGGGCCTGGCTGGAAGAATTCTGCAACCTGCTGATCAGCAAGGGCCTGCATAAAAAGGTCGTGCTCGGCTGCAACATGCGTGTTGGCGAGTTGACCCAGGCCCAGTGGAATCTCCTGAAAAAGGCCAATTTCCGCTTCATCCTGATCGGCCTGGAATCCATGTCCCAGGACACGCTCAATAGGCTTAAAAAGGGCATCCAGGTCTCCCAGATCGAGGAGACCATGCGCATGGCCAAAAAGGCCGGCCTTGAGCCGCATATCACCACCATGGTCGGCTATCCCTGGGAGTCGCGCGAGGACGCCCGGCGCACGGTCGATTTTGCCAAGTCGCTTTTTTCCCGCGGCCTGCTCAATACCCTGCAAGCCACCATCGTCGTGCCCTATCCCGGCACGCCGCTCTTTGAAGAAGCCAGGCAAAACGGCTGGTTGACCACCGAGAACTGGGACGACTACGACATGCGCATGTCGGTCTGGAAAAGTCCGATCTCCAATGCCGACGTGTTGCAATTTAAAGATGAGTTGTATAAAGCCGCCTTGTCGCCGGCGTTTATCGTCCGCAAAATCATGAGCATCCGGGACATCGACGACATAAAATTCCTGGCCCGGGCCGCTTCCAAGCTGCTGGGCCATCTGCTCAACAAAAGCCGCGCCAAGGGTTGCGACTGCAAATAA
- a CDS encoding glycosyltransferase has protein sequence MARVSVVVTTKNEAANIGHCLASVAAQDFPSQDLEIIVVDNGSDDDTKAIARQYTDLVFDKGPERSVQRNYGMLDVATGDYVMFLDADMILSRTVIRRCVELLDAAGHVALHIPEIVLGADYFPSVRRFERSFYDGTVIDGVRIIAKDAFAAVGGFDASLTGPEDWDLDKKLKGIGTIGLLSRYDFDAVDAYVSNLPRDGFLDALTGFEDRSGLDVPLLFHNEAAFHLGRYLKKKTYYTGSAEAYIAKWTREDPDIARQYGAVYRFFGVFIEQGRYRRLITHPGKAFGMYFLRFLVGALFLARRTRQAPSA, from the coding sequence ATGGCGCGTGTCTCCGTGGTCGTTACCACGAAAAATGAAGCCGCCAACATCGGCCACTGTCTGGCCTCGGTGGCGGCCCAGGATTTTCCCAGCCAAGACCTGGAAATCATTGTCGTGGACAACGGCTCCGACGACGACACCAAGGCCATTGCCAGGCAGTATACCGATCTGGTCTTCGACAAGGGACCGGAACGCTCGGTCCAGCGCAACTACGGCATGCTCGACGTGGCCACGGGCGACTATGTCATGTTTCTTGACGCGGACATGATCCTGTCGCGGACCGTGATCCGCCGCTGCGTGGAGTTGCTCGACGCCGCCGGCCACGTGGCCCTGCATATTCCCGAAATTGTTCTGGGCGCGGATTATTTTCCGTCGGTTCGCCGCTTTGAACGCAGCTTCTACGACGGCACCGTCATCGACGGTGTGCGCATCATTGCCAAGGATGCTTTTGCCGCCGTCGGCGGCTTCGACGCCTCCCTGACCGGCCCGGAGGACTGGGACCTGGATAAAAAGCTCAAAGGCATTGGAACCATCGGGCTCCTGTCGCGCTACGATTTCGACGCGGTGGATGCCTATGTCTCCAACCTGCCCAGGGACGGATTTCTCGATGCGCTGACCGGCTTCGAGGACCGCAGCGGGCTGGACGTGCCGCTTTTATTTCACAACGAAGCCGCTTTCCACCTCGGCCGCTACCTGAAAAAGAAGACGTATTACACAGGCAGCGCCGAGGCCTACATCGCCAAATGGACCAGGGAAGACCCGGATATTGCCCGCCAATACGGTGCGGTCTACCGGTTTTTTGGCGTCTTTATTGAACAAGGCCGCTACCGAAGGCTCATAACCCATCCGGGCAAGGCCTTCGGCATGTATTTCCTGCGTTTCCTCGTGGGCGCACTGTTTCTGGCCAGAAGAACACGCCAGGCCCCAAGCGCGTAA
- a CDS encoding NAD-dependent epimerase/dehydratase family protein, protein MAVAIVTGSAGLIGSETVKFFCDKGFDVVGIDNNFRKTFFGEDASTEWNKQRLEAAHKNYTHYDADIRDHDGIAKIYGRYGKDVKAVIHCAAQPSHDWAASDPYMDFTVNANGTLVMLENYRQNCPEAVFIFTSTNKVYGDTPNYLPLVELETRWEIDPSHIYNDGIDETMSIDHTKHSLFGASKVAADVLVQEYGRYFGLNTGVFRGGCLTGPSHSGTRLHGFLSYLMRCCISGKKYFIYGYKGKQVRDNIHSHDLVNSLWHYFEKPRVGEVYNMGGGRYSNCSMIEAIRMCEEISGKKLNYEYQDDNRIGDHIWWISGLKKFEEHYPDWKMAYTVPTILQEIYDVQKDVMETA, encoded by the coding sequence GTGGCAGTCGCCATTGTTACCGGCTCGGCCGGCCTGATCGGTTCCGAGACCGTGAAATTTTTCTGTGATAAGGGCTTTGACGTTGTCGGCATCGACAACAACTTCCGCAAAACCTTTTTCGGCGAAGACGCCTCCACCGAGTGGAACAAGCAGCGTCTGGAAGCCGCCCATAAAAACTACACCCACTACGACGCCGACATCCGCGACCACGACGGCATCGCCAAGATCTACGGCCGCTACGGCAAAGACGTCAAAGCCGTCATCCACTGCGCCGCCCAGCCCTCCCATGATTGGGCCGCCTCCGACCCCTACATGGACTTCACCGTCAATGCCAACGGCACCCTGGTGATGCTCGAAAACTACCGCCAGAATTGCCCCGAGGCGGTCTTCATCTTCACCTCCACCAACAAGGTCTACGGCGACACGCCCAACTACCTGCCCCTGGTGGAACTGGAAACCCGCTGGGAAATCGATCCGTCCCATATCTATAACGACGGCATCGACGAGACCATGTCCATCGACCACACCAAGCACAGCCTCTTTGGCGCATCCAAAGTGGCCGCCGACGTGCTGGTCCAGGAATACGGCCGCTATTTCGGCCTCAATACCGGCGTTTTCCGCGGCGGCTGTCTGACCGGCCCGTCCCACTCCGGCACGCGCCTGCACGGCTTTTTGTCCTATCTCATGCGTTGCTGCATCTCCGGCAAAAAGTATTTCATCTACGGCTACAAGGGCAAGCAGGTCCGCGACAACATCCACTCCCACGATCTGGTCAACAGCCTGTGGCACTACTTCGAAAAGCCGCGCGTGGGCGAAGTCTACAACATGGGCGGCGGCCGCTATTCCAATTGCTCCATGATCGAAGCCATCCGCATGTGCGAGGAAATCTCGGGCAAAAAGCTCAACTACGAATATCAGGACGACAACCGCATCGGCGACCACATCTGGTGGATCAGCGGGCTCAAAAAGTTCGAAGAGCACTACCCCGACTGGAAGATGGCCTATACCGTGCCGACCATCCTCCAGGAAATCTATGACGTCCAAAAAGATGTCATGGAAACGGCGTAA
- a CDS encoding NAD-dependent epimerase/dehydratase family protein translates to MQTMLVTGGAGFVGSNLAMAFKKKYPERSVIVLDNLKRRGSEFNVPRLVAAGIRFVHGDIRNLEDLELADKIDVLLECSAEPSVLAGFGGSPKYLINTNLTGTINCLEVARKNAADVVFLSTSRVYPYDPINAIGVREEASRFVWESGQGPRGWSEAGVDIDFDLNGPKSMYGATKLCSEFVLREYEAMYGVRSVINRCGVIAGPWQFGKVDQGVFSLWVQAHYFKKSLSYIGFGGLGKQVRDLLHIDDLFDLLDIQLSDLEKARGKVYNVGGGRDTSLSLLETTRLCQELTGNTIEIRSDPVNRPADLAIYMGDNRRVTEDYGWKPKRSAETILQDLFHWVRENETSLRTLSAL, encoded by the coding sequence ATGCAGACCATGCTTGTGACCGGCGGGGCCGGGTTTGTCGGCAGCAATCTGGCTATGGCCTTCAAGAAGAAATATCCGGAACGCTCCGTGATCGTGCTGGACAACTTGAAGCGGCGCGGGTCGGAATTCAACGTACCGCGTCTGGTTGCGGCCGGCATCCGGTTTGTGCATGGGGACATCCGCAACCTGGAAGACCTGGAACTGGCCGACAAGATCGACGTGCTCCTCGAGTGTTCGGCCGAGCCGTCGGTGCTGGCCGGCTTTGGCGGCTCGCCCAAGTATCTCATCAACACCAATCTGACCGGCACCATCAACTGTCTGGAAGTGGCCCGCAAAAACGCCGCCGACGTGGTGTTTCTGTCCACCAGCCGGGTCTATCCCTACGATCCCATCAATGCCATCGGGGTACGGGAAGAAGCGTCGCGGTTTGTCTGGGAGTCCGGCCAGGGGCCGCGCGGCTGGTCCGAAGCGGGCGTGGACATCGACTTCGATCTCAACGGGCCGAAGTCCATGTACGGGGCCACCAAGCTCTGCTCGGAATTCGTGCTGCGGGAATACGAAGCCATGTACGGCGTGCGCAGCGTGATCAACCGCTGCGGCGTCATTGCCGGGCCGTGGCAGTTCGGCAAGGTCGACCAGGGTGTGTTTTCCTTGTGGGTCCAGGCCCACTATTTCAAGAAATCGCTGTCGTATATCGGTTTTGGCGGTCTGGGCAAGCAGGTGCGCGATCTGCTGCACATCGACGATCTGTTCGATCTGCTGGATATCCAGCTGTCAGACCTTGAGAAAGCCCGCGGCAAGGTGTACAATGTCGGCGGCGGAAGAGACACGAGCCTGTCGCTGCTGGAAACCACGCGGCTTTGCCAGGAGCTGACGGGCAACACCATTGAAATCCGCAGTGACCCGGTCAACCGGCCGGCCGATCTGGCTATTTATATGGGCGACAACCGGCGGGTGACGGAAGATTACGGTTGGAAGCCCAAGCGCAGTGCGGAAACGATCCTGCAGGATCTTTTTCATTGGGTCCGCGAAAACGAGACAAGCCTGCGCACGCTTTCCGCCCTGTAA
- a CDS encoding tetratricopeptide repeat protein → MAVRKVDHQRMLADARTIRENISRARGYLRRDDLYRCIEAANDALVLKGTSSALGMGRSEVDLLFVEMCDEFSRYPRVVAFLESIGVSGGPFLRYKAGDETLLIKKLTAFRIKMEDVEEHQSAREEKRRAAQRDEWLALGREHLAQKSFPKGKVYLRRVVESYGEEPGIVREVGSLFFEAGLLPEAAEMFMLAIKTTPSDEQAWRGAIEAWDALGEFKQAEALYLDAVRTFGGHPMTFLNIAKFYLKWNRKDDAYAYAQRALDLDGSLTEAQEIQDRIERR, encoded by the coding sequence ATGGCGGTGCGCAAGGTCGATCATCAGCGGATGCTGGCAGATGCCCGCACCATTCGGGAAAACATCAGTCGCGCCCGGGGCTACCTGCGGCGCGACGATTTGTATCGGTGCATCGAGGCGGCCAACGATGCCCTGGTGCTCAAGGGCACCAGTTCGGCCCTGGGCATGGGCCGGTCCGAAGTCGATCTGCTGTTTGTGGAGATGTGCGACGAGTTCAGCCGCTACCCCCGTGTTGTGGCCTTTCTGGAGAGCATCGGCGTCTCGGGAGGGCCTTTTTTACGCTACAAGGCCGGCGATGAGACGCTGCTGATCAAAAAGCTCACGGCTTTTCGCATCAAGATGGAAGACGTCGAAGAGCACCAAAGCGCCCGGGAGGAAAAGCGGCGGGCGGCCCAGCGCGACGAGTGGCTGGCCCTTGGGCGCGAACATCTGGCCCAGAAGAGTTTCCCCAAGGGCAAGGTCTATCTGCGCCGGGTGGTGGAGAGCTACGGCGAGGAGCCGGGCATTGTGCGCGAAGTGGGCAGCCTCTTTTTCGAGGCCGGTTTGCTCCCGGAAGCAGCCGAGATGTTCATGCTGGCCATCAAGACCACGCCCTCGGACGAACAGGCCTGGCGCGGGGCCATCGAGGCCTGGGACGCCCTTGGCGAATTCAAGCAGGCCGAGGCGCTCTATCTCGACGCGGTGCGCACCTTTGGCGGCCATCCCATGACCTTTCTCAATATTGCCAAGTTCTACCTCAAATGGAACCGCAAGGACGACGCCTACGCCTACGCCCAGCGCGCCCTGGACTTGGACGGCAGCCTGACCGAGGCCCAGGAGATCCAGGACCGCATTGAAAGGCGGTAG
- the mnmE gene encoding tRNA uridine-5-carboxymethylaminomethyl(34) synthesis GTPase MnmE, whose translation MRLPASDTIAAVATPPGRGGVGIVRVSGPASRPIGERLFRSGRPDFAGLQPYRLHHGTFSTPAGKLLDEGMAAFMPGPGSYTGEDTVELFCHGSPAVLRSVLEAVYALGARPAGPGEFTKRAYVNGRLDLSQAEAVAELIAARGEAQAELALTRLSGAMGQAARELGAVLADLMAGICLAVDFPEEEVECLPKAAFAEGVAAVLTRIDALLEAGRRARPYREGTTVALFGRVNAGKSSLFNALLGADRAIVADLPGTTRDYLEESLDLDGLPVRLTDTAGLRSTEDAIEKIGKERGKAKASRAELGLYLVDGSAPFVPDAEAEAVIAALTPAKVLAVITKADLPPAEPAPAALLAARGLAQVAVSSRTGFGLTGLVAAMRAILTRDAGPPEPDTPAPSDREAAALTAARAELAELLADIARGLPYDIMGVRLETASALLADITGETTPDAVLNAVFDRFCIGK comes from the coding sequence ATGCGCCTGCCCGCCTCGGACACCATTGCCGCCGTGGCCACCCCGCCGGGCCGCGGCGGCGTCGGTATCGTACGCGTAAGCGGTCCGGCCAGCCGGCCAATCGGCGAGCGTCTGTTTCGGTCCGGCCGGCCGGATTTCGCCGGTCTACAACCCTACCGCCTGCACCACGGCACGTTTTCAACCCCGGCCGGCAAGCTTCTGGATGAAGGCATGGCCGCCTTCATGCCCGGTCCCGGCAGCTATACCGGCGAAGACACGGTGGAACTCTTCTGCCACGGCTCCCCGGCCGTGCTGCGGTCTGTCCTGGAAGCCGTCTATGCCCTGGGAGCCCGGCCGGCCGGCCCCGGAGAATTCACCAAGCGGGCCTACGTAAACGGTCGCCTGGACCTGTCCCAGGCCGAAGCCGTGGCCGAACTCATCGCCGCCCGGGGCGAGGCGCAGGCCGAGCTGGCGCTCACCCGCCTCTCCGGGGCCATGGGCCAGGCCGCCCGGGAACTCGGCGCGGTCCTGGCCGATCTCATGGCCGGCATCTGTCTGGCTGTGGATTTTCCCGAAGAGGAAGTGGAGTGTCTGCCCAAGGCCGCCTTTGCCGAGGGGGTGGCCGCCGTTCTGACCCGCATCGACGCCCTGCTTGAGGCCGGCCGCCGGGCCCGGCCCTACCGCGAGGGGACGACCGTGGCCCTTTTTGGCCGGGTCAATGCCGGCAAATCCAGTCTGTTTAACGCCCTGCTCGGCGCCGACCGGGCCATTGTGGCCGATCTGCCCGGCACCACCCGCGATTACCTGGAAGAATCCCTCGACCTCGACGGCCTGCCCGTACGCCTGACCGACACCGCCGGCCTGCGTTCTACCGAGGATGCCATTGAAAAAATCGGCAAGGAGCGCGGCAAGGCCAAGGCCAGCCGGGCCGAGCTTGGCCTTTATCTGGTGGACGGCTCCGCCCCCTTTGTCCCGGACGCCGAGGCCGAGGCCGTCATCGCGGCGCTGACCCCGGCCAAAGTGCTGGCCGTAATCACCAAGGCCGACCTGCCCCCGGCAGAACCCGCTCCCGCCGCGTTGCTGGCTGCCCGGGGGCTGGCCCAGGTGGCAGTCTCCTCGCGCACCGGTTTCGGCCTGACCGGACTGGTCGCGGCCATGCGGGCCATCCTTACCCGGGACGCCGGCCCGCCCGAACCCGACACCCCGGCCCCAAGCGACCGCGAAGCCGCCGCCCTGACCGCCGCCCGGGCCGAACTGGCCGAACTCCTGGCCGACATCGCCAGGGGCCTGCCCTACGACATCATGGGCGTTCGCCTGGAGACGGCCAGCGCGCTCCTGGCCGACATCACCGGCGAGACCACCCCGGATGCCGTCCTAAACGCCGTGTTCGACCGGTTCTGTATCGGGAAATAA
- a CDS encoding aminotransferase-like domain-containing protein: MPAFAKRMSQVRRSFIREILKVTADPSIISFAGGLPKPDLFPTGPIAAAAASVLAESGAAALQYSVSEGEPGLRQWIADRYKAKRGMDIDPATVLITNGSQQSLDLLGKVFLDPGDVVAVELPGYIGAIQAFSMFEPVFAGVPLGPEGPDVERLVDVLTRQNAKMFYAVPNFQNPSGLTYSLAARRAVAEAMRVSDAVFVEDDPYGELRFLGDPQPPVSAFMTQDRYMLGTFSKIAAPGLRLGWVVADPDSLPKLVTAKQASDLHCSTLVQRILMRYLADNDLDAHIATIKAAYGSQRNLMVERIKADFPEGVTCTEPEGGMFLWVTLPEGCSAFALFDLCIKEKVAFVPGEPFFVDGSGQRTMRLNFSNADPERIVEGIGRMGRAIAALLQNPACAAGS, encoded by the coding sequence GTGCCCGCTTTTGCCAAACGCATGTCCCAGGTGCGCCGTTCGTTTATCCGGGAAATTCTCAAGGTCACCGCCGATCCGTCCATCATTTCCTTTGCCGGCGGCCTGCCCAAGCCCGACCTGTTTCCCACCGGTCCCATAGCCGCGGCCGCAGCCAGCGTATTGGCCGAATCCGGGGCGGCAGCGCTCCAGTATTCCGTATCCGAGGGCGAACCGGGCCTGCGCCAGTGGATTGCCGACCGCTACAAGGCCAAGCGCGGCATGGACATCGATCCGGCCACGGTGCTTATCACCAACGGTTCGCAGCAAAGCCTGGACCTGCTGGGCAAGGTCTTTCTCGACCCGGGCGACGTGGTGGCCGTGGAACTGCCCGGCTACATCGGCGCGATCCAGGCCTTTTCCATGTTCGAACCGGTCTTTGCCGGGGTGCCGCTTGGCCCCGAAGGCCCGGACGTGGAGCGGCTGGTGGACGTGCTGACCCGGCAAAACGCCAAAATGTTTTACGCCGTGCCCAACTTCCAGAACCCGTCCGGTCTGACCTACTCCCTGGCCGCCCGCCGGGCCGTGGCCGAAGCCATGCGCGTGTCCGACGCCGTCTTTGTCGAGGACGACCCCTACGGCGAACTGCGGTTTTTGGGCGACCCCCAACCGCCGGTCTCGGCCTTCATGACCCAGGACCGCTACATGCTCGGCACCTTTTCCAAAATCGCCGCCCCAGGCCTGCGCCTGGGCTGGGTGGTGGCCGATCCCGACAGCCTGCCCAAGCTCGTGACCGCCAAACAGGCTTCTGATCTGCATTGCTCGACGCTGGTCCAGCGCATCCTCATGCGCTACCTGGCCGACAACGACCTCGACGCCCACATCGCCACCATCAAGGCCGCCTACGGCAGCCAGCGCAATCTCATGGTCGAGCGCATCAAGGCCGATTTCCCGGAAGGCGTTACCTGCACCGAACCCGAGGGCGGCATGTTCCTGTGGGTCACCCTGCCGGAAGGCTGCTCGGCCTTTGCCCTGTTTGACCTGTGCATCAAGGAAAAGGTGGCCTTTGTGCCGGGCGAGCCGTTTTTCGTGGACGGCTCGGGCCAGCGCACCATGCGGCTCAACTTCTCCAACGCCGACCCCGAGCGCATCGTCGAAGGCATCGGCCGCATGGGCCGGGCCATCGCCGCCCTGCTTCAAAACCCGGCCTGCGCCGCAGGCAGCTAG
- a CDS encoding TolC family protein, whose product MRRLLPALCLLSVVGCAKVEPQADFARMAALVAAREHEQPLWQRTPADVAFVQQEVAAIVARGVTLRDAVRLALINNPGVQARFEDIGIARAEVVQAGLPQNPSLAVLFGFPLFAGGPLGSLAATAMTSVSDLAEIKDRTAKAQAELERDILLVGHEAMAAAREARLAWLELAYARRGATLAGDVAGQTKKLAEAGKRYRSFGLADEAKVAALEAAVARAKLETADLAAREQVAKARLARVMGLPAGQDFAIAGEVPDKALPLPDTATAAAYAEANNLTVQAARFAEKAAASGVALENIRWLKDFEIGAGYDLDIESNRTVGPGASVRLPVFDQNQAHKAKAAYQARQAARLVAQAQGQAREEAVRALEDAGLARATGQALETGVLPPAARAAKWAATYAGAMQLSELTALEASLELLRERLRHNQALLAEQEALVRLEYALGGPIPPG is encoded by the coding sequence ATGCGCCGCCTCCTTCCCGCTCTGTGCCTGCTGTCCGTGGTTGGCTGCGCCAAGGTGGAGCCGCAAGCCGATTTTGCCAGAATGGCCGCCCTGGTCGCCGCCCGGGAACACGAGCAGCCGTTGTGGCAGCGCACCCCCGCAGACGTGGCCTTCGTGCAACAAGAGGTCGCGGCCATCGTCGCCCGGGGCGTGACCCTGCGCGACGCCGTGCGGCTGGCCCTGATCAATAATCCCGGCGTCCAGGCCCGGTTCGAGGACATCGGCATCGCCCGGGCCGAGGTGGTCCAGGCCGGGCTGCCGCAAAATCCGTCGCTGGCCGTGCTGTTCGGTTTTCCGCTCTTTGCCGGCGGCCCACTGGGCAGCCTGGCCGCCACGGCCATGACCTCGGTTTCCGATCTGGCCGAAATCAAGGACCGCACGGCCAAGGCCCAGGCCGAACTGGAGCGCGACATCCTGCTGGTCGGCCATGAGGCCATGGCCGCCGCCCGGGAAGCCCGCCTCGCCTGGCTGGAACTGGCCTATGCCCGGCGCGGCGCAACCCTGGCCGGGGACGTGGCCGGACAGACCAAAAAACTGGCCGAGGCCGGCAAGCGCTACCGCTCTTTCGGGCTGGCCGACGAGGCCAAGGTGGCCGCCCTGGAAGCGGCCGTGGCCCGGGCCAAGCTGGAAACAGCCGATCTTGCGGCCCGGGAGCAGGTGGCCAAGGCCCGACTGGCCCGGGTCATGGGCCTGCCCGCCGGCCAGGACTTCGCCATCGCCGGCGAGGTTCCGGACAAGGCCCTGCCGCTGCCCGACACGGCCACGGCCGCAGCCTACGCCGAGGCCAACAATCTGACCGTCCAGGCCGCCCGGTTCGCCGAAAAGGCCGCCGCCAGCGGCGTGGCCCTGGAAAACATCCGTTGGCTCAAGGACTTCGAGATCGGGGCCGGCTACGATCTGGACATCGAAAGCAACCGCACTGTCGGTCCCGGGGCCTCGGTGCGCCTGCCCGTTTTCGACCAGAACCAGGCCCACAAGGCCAAGGCGGCCTATCAGGCCCGGCAGGCCGCCCGGCTGGTGGCCCAGGCCCAGGGACAGGCCCGGGAAGAGGCCGTCCGCGCCCTGGAAGACGCCGGGCTGGCCCGGGCCACGGGGCAGGCCCTGGAAACGGGCGTGCTGCCCCCGGCGGCCCGGGCGGCCAAATGGGCCGCCACCTATGCCGGAGCCATGCAGCTCTCCGAGCTGACCGCCCTGGAGGCCTCCCTGGAGCTTTTGCGCGAGCGGCTGCGCCACAACCAGGCCCTGCTCGCCGAACAGGAGGCCTTGGTGCGTCTGGAATATGCCCTTGGCGGGCCAATTCCTCCGGGCTGA